In Pseudothermotoga sp., the DNA window TACTGTCGCCAAGTGGGAGTATTTTGGAAATACTCATAAAAGTCCACGAACACGATCACTGGAGGTCTTTTTTTGTGCCTCACCATGGCCCAAGCACCGAGGATCGCACCGCGTTTTGCACCGAATTTGTGCTTCACCTCGGATTTGGAAGCGTCGATCTCGAATTCATCGCCTTCCTTCACCACCGCAGAGATGATCCCATCGAAGTTCTCATCCTGCATGGCGATCTTGAGATAACCGTCCCTGGTGGTGATGAAGTTGATCTTGTCGTTCTGCTTGGTCATGACGATCTCTCTGGTGAACGGATCGAGCTTGTACTTCTCGCAGACCATCACGAACAGCTTCAGTTCCTCTTCGGTGACGTTCTGTGGAACAACGGCCTTCAAAATGCCAAGTTCGTACTCCGACACGACCACACTCCTCCCTTCAAAGCGAATAGGAAATTCACTTGCCAAAGACCTCGACCTGAACCGACCAAGAAAACCTAAGACGACAAAAGTTTACCATGATGATTGTTGATTTGTCAAGAGATAATTTAAAATAATCATGACGAATAATCAGTTGAAGGGAAGGTGCAGTTTGTGAGAGAATACCTTTCGGAGGGATTGGTCATGGACTATGTGAGCATAGGGGAAAGGATCAGACTGGCGCGTAACCGCTTGGGCTTGACCCAAGCCGATCTGGCGAAGAAGGTGGGGGTGGATCCCTCCACGATCGCCTACTACGAATCTGGTAGAAGGCAGATAAGCTTGGAGATGTTGCAGAAGATAGCCAACGCTTTGGGTGTGGAGCTGGATTATTTCCTGAAAGAGCATGAAGTCACCGCTGTGGAACTACCACCCGTGCGCAAGTTCATACCCCTGTACGATGTGAACGTAAGGGCTGGAAATGGAGGCTTTCCAGACTCTTTAGAGCCTCTGAGGCTTTTACCAGTTGAAACTGTGGATGCAGACTGTGCCTTCGTGGTGCATGGACGAAGCATGGAACCAGAGATAAACGATGGAGACATCGTGTTGGTGAGACGAGTCTATCCACAAGATGTGCTGGACGGAGAGATCGTCGTGAGCATGTATGAAAATCAATTTCTGGTGAAACGCTTATACAGAGACGATGGAAAGATCGTCTTGATCGCAGACAACGATGAATACACACCGATAGTCGTCAATCCAAACGAGCAGTTCGAAATCATCGGAAAAGTCGTCGAAGTCAGGCGCGTACCGAAAAGAAAAAGGCCAAGAAAACAGAACAACTACTCGTGATTGCAAAACTAGCGACGTTCAAAGATCTTCTTTTATCTCAAATTCAAAGCCGACAAAACCTGCATCTCTCTGTACTGTTACCGCGTGGGCCGTTCTCAACCCACGCGGTTTTGAACCGTTAAAGCTTCGTCCAAGCGAAAAGTACT includes these proteins:
- a CDS encoding XRE family transcriptional regulator, which codes for MREYLSEGLVMDYVSIGERIRLARNRLGLTQADLAKKVGVDPSTIAYYESGRRQISLEMLQKIANALGVELDYFLKEHEVTAVELPPVRKFIPLYDVNVRAGNGGFPDSLEPLRLLPVETVDADCAFVVHGRSMEPEINDGDIVLVRRVYPQDVLDGEIVVSMYENQFLVKRLYRDDGKIVLIADNDEYTPIVVNPNEQFEIIGKVVEVRRVPKRKRPRKQNNYS
- a CDS encoding recombinase RecT, coding for MVVSEYELGILKAVVPQNVTEEELKLFVMVCEKYKLDPFTREIVMTKQNDKINFITTRDGYLKIAMQDENFDGIISAVVKEGDEFEIDASKSEVKHKFGAKRGAILGAWAMVRHKKRPPVIVFVDFYEYFQNTPTWRQYPSAMIQKVAEVAALRRQFNISGLIAKEEIVVEQSEIPDQIERDVLDRPQGG